GCACCGGTTGGAGGTGGCGGTCTGCTTTCAGGCACTGCCCTTTCAGTAAAATATTTCGCCGAAGGATGTGTTGCTTATGCCGCTGAACCGGCGGGGGCTGATGATGCGTGGAGGTCACTTAAAGCAGGTAAAATTATTCCTTCCATCAACCCTGTCACGATATCTGACGGGCTGCTGACATCCCTCGGGACACGCAATTTTCCAATAATACAGGAGCTCGTTTCAGAGATAATTCGAGTCGAGGAGAGTGAAATCATATCTGCGATGCGTCTCCTTTGGGAACGATTGAAAATTGTAGTAGAACCAAGTTCTGCAACAGTCTTAGCCGCTGTATTGAAATCGAGGGAGCTATTCGAAGGTAAAAGAACAGGTTTGATACTCTCAGGAGGAAATGTCGATCTCTCCGAGATGAAGAATTATTTTTAGCCTCTCCCTCATAAAAGTTAAGAATTGCAAACTCACCCCAGGCACTAAATCCCGGCACCCGACACCATGCGATCTAATTCATAACTCATAACTCATAACTGAAACCTCCCTCTCTTCTTTTTTCTTTCTTTCAATTTTGTTATATTTGCAGGCTACATTATTGCGAAAGTGGCGAAATTGGCAGACGCGCTAGACTTAGGATCTAGTGGAGAGATCCGTGGGGGTTCGAGTCCCCCTTTTCGCACTTCAAATCTTTAAACCAGAGGTTAGATTGGAAAGGAAAATAAATCAGTTATCAACAGCTGAACATCAATTAGAAGTAACATTAAGCCCTGAAGAAGCCTCACCACTTATTCAATCAGAAGTCGCAAAAAAAATTACCACTATTCAAATCCCCGGTTTTAGAAAAGGCAAAGCCCCTCGACATGTGATTAAAAATATGTATGGTGATTCTCTTGAATACGATGCCGCTGACAAAGTGGCAAACAAGATATTCTGGGACTCGGTAAAAGAGATGGAATTGAAACCACTTAACACGCCGGGTCTGGTTGACCTCAATTTTAAACCGGGAGAGTCTCTCTCCTTCAAGATAAATTATGAAATCTTCCCTGAGGTTGATATCCTTAATTATCGCGGAAATGACATAGAAATTCCCCTCTACGAAGTAACTGAATCACTCGTTGAGGAAGAACTTAAAAATCTGCTCAATTCGAATGCTGAATTTGAAAGTGTGGATAAAGTTGAGGATCCTGCGAATACACTTATCGACATCGATTTCTACAATACCACTACTTCACAGGAAGTTGGAACACCAAAAGCAATTGAGATCGATTATCCCCTTTTAAGCGATTCATTCAAGTCGTCAGTAGGAAATCTTAAGGCCGGTGATTTTATCAAACCTGCTGATTTTTACTCTGATCAAAAAATGATCGATGCTTACGAGAAATCCTCATATATTTTTATCGTAAAAGGTTTCAGAACAAAGAAACTCCCTGAACTTACAGATGAATTTGTACAAACTATCTCAAAAGAGTACAAAACTGTCGATGAACTGAAAGAAGGTATTGCAGCCTACTATAAAGGCTACTATGAGGATATGACGAATAAAATCTATAATTCTCAGCTTGAAAAGAAAATTCTCGATGCCAACGATTTAAAAATTCCGTCAACTTTTACTGAACGCGTACTTGAATATTTTGTGAAAGAGGAGACTGAAAAAGCAAAGAAGGAGAAAAAACCACTCCCCAAAGCTGAAGACCTCCGTACAGCTTATTTGCCGTATGCTCAAAAAGAAGCTAAATGGCAGGTAATTCGTGAAAATATCATCCGTCAGGAAAACCTCACAGTTACAGATGAATATATCGATGAACTTGTGAAACAGGAAGTTGAAAAATACAATATTGGTGAAGATATACTCAGGGATTATTTCCGGGGTGACTCAATAAAAAATCAATTGTTGTATGGACTTCTTGACAAGTTCCTTGCCGCTGAAAACCCGCGGAAGTCTATCGATCCTGAGGAATATCGTGAAAAGTATGTCAAAAAACATGATCACGATCATCATGACCACAATCACGATCATGACCACGATCACGATCATGACCACGATCATGAACATCATCATTAATTGAAACCAAAAAAATTAACTGTTTGTTTTTAATTTAGATATGTTAACAAAATTTAGTGAAAGTTAATTATGAGTAATAAAATAGAAATTTTCAACCAGTTGGTTCCCTATGTCATCGAGCAGACAGGCAGAGGCGAAAGAGGTATGGATATCTATTCCAGATTGCTTAGAGAGAGAATTATTTTTCTCGGTACTGCAATTGATGATCATGTAGCCTCTCTTACAATCGCACAACTAATCTTCCTCGAGGCTGAAGATTCCTCTAAAGATATCTATTTATACATAAACTCGCCCGGTGGAAGTGTTTCCGCTGGTTTGGCAATTTATGATACCATGCGGTTCATCAAACCGGATGTCTCTACGATCTGTGTCGGACTGGCTGCCAGTATGGGAGCGGTTTTACTTGCAGGTGGTGCAGACGGGAAACGGTCAGCACTCCCCAACTCTAAGATCATGATACATCAACCCTGGGTTGGCGGAATCTCTGGTCAGGCATCCGATATCGAGATTCAGGCTAAAGAGATGATGAAGACAAGAGATACTCTCTACAAGATACTCTCTGACCACACAGGAAAAACGATTGCACAGATCACAAAAGACTGCGACAGAGATTATTTCATGACATCGGAAGAAGCAGTTGAGTATAAACTTATAGATAAAATTCTCGACAAAAGAAAATAATTTCTTTTCGCGTTCAAATTTTGAAGCTGCCCCAATGGGCAGCTTTTTTTTTGAATACGGCTATAAGTGTTACAACACTCAATATGAACCATTCTTTTCCCTGCAATGTTAGTATGGTATGAACGGATTTAGATTTACAAAGTACATTCCCCCATCGATTGATGATGCACGATTTGAAAATCTTCTGAAGATTTTCCTCCAGCTTCTTACGATGACCTCAGGCGATGTCAGCGAGGCTCTCAACTGGATGAATCAACTCGACAGACGATACAAATTATCTTCTGATTCCTATGGTATGGGTGATTTTATTTCAGATTTGAAATCGAAAGGATTTTTAAAGGAAGACCCTGTTACAGGCAATTATACCCCCTCGGCAAAATCAGAAAAGACCATCCGGAAACAATCTTTGGAAGAAATTTTTGGAAAATTGAAAAGAGGAAATGTGGGTAACCACAGAACTCCCTTCAACGGACCGGGTGATGAACTGACCTCTGACAGAAGAGAATTTCAGTTTGGTGATACTCTTGACCAGGTCGATGTGACCGATTCTATTAAAAATGCTCAAATCAATCACGGACTCGATGATTTCAGACTAACAGAGAACGATCTCGAAATTCAGGAAAAGGATTTCAAAGCAGCCACTTCCACTGTCCTCATGATTGATATTTCCCATTCAATGATTCTGTACGGTGAAGATCGTATCACGCCTGCAAAGAAGGTGGCGATGGCGCTAGCAGAACTGATTACCATTAAATACCCGAAAGACACCCTGGATATTATTGTCTTCGGAAATGACGCCAGACCGGTATCCGTCAAAGACCTCCCCTGGCTTCAGGTAGGACCATATCATACAAATACAGTGGCAGGACTTCAACTTGCTATGGAGATTCTAAAAAGGAGAAAAACTTCCAACAAGCAGATATTCATGATAACAGACGGAAAACCAACCTGCCTGAAGATTGGTATCAAATATTATAAAAACAGCTTTGGTCTCGACAGAAAAATTGTGAACAAAACTATGGACCAGGCCGCAATCGCTAAAAAGCGAGGTATACCAATTACTACTTTTATGATCGCCTCAGACCCCTATCTACAGCGATTTGTGAGAGAGTTTACTGAAGTCAATCAGGGAAGGGCTTTTTACAGCGATTTGAATGGGCTGGGTCAGTTCGTATTTGAAGATTTCATTCGAAACAGAAGAAAAAATTTACGGTAAAGGACTTTATGTACTATAATATTGAAGAGATTAAAACATTTCGTGACCTGAAAAATTCCGGTTACAAGCCGAAAACCATCAAAGATGAAATGAGGAGTAACCTGATTGCTTCCCTCTCGAACGGGCAGGAATATTTTGGTGAAATTCACGGCTATGAAGAGACTGTTATCCCTGATCTGAAAAGGGCGATTCTTTCCAGACATAATATCTTGTTGCTGGGTCTGAGAGGTCAGGCAAAAACCAGAATAGCAAGGACTTTGGTTAAGCTTCTCGATGAATATATACCCGTAATCAGAGGGAGTGAATTGATGGATGATCCATATAACCCCGTTTCGACTTTTGGAAAGTCCCAAATAGTTACGCATGGAGATGATACCGAAATTCAATGGATTCATCGTGATCAAAGATATACTGAGAAACTCGCTACTCCTGATGTATCTGTAGCTGATCTCATCGGAGATGTCGATCCCATAAAAGCAGCTTCACTGAAGCTCCCCTATTCGGATGAAAGAGTGATTCACTACGGTTTGATTCCCCGTTCTCACAGGTCAATCTTTGTGATTAACGAACTTCCGGATCTTCAGGCGAGAATCCAGGTTGCTCTCTTTAATATTCTGCAGGAAGAGGACATTCAGATAAGAGGTTTTAAGATGAAACTGCCTCTCGATATTCAGTTTATATTTACAGCAAATCCTGAGGATTACACCAACAGAGGTTCGATTGTCACTCCGTTGAAAGACAGAATCGACAGTCAGATTTTAACTCACTACCCGAGAAGCATCACTGTATCAAAAAACATTACTAAACAGGAAGCGAGACTGCACGAACAGCAGGCATCAGATATCGTCTGCTCACCACTTCTGGAGGATCTTGTTGAACAGGTGGCTTTTGAAGCCCGGAAGAGTGAATATGTGGATGAAAAAAGCGGGGTTTCTGCACGACTAACCATTTCAAGTTATGAGAATCTGTTCAGTTCTGCCGAACTTAGACGACTCATAAACTCCGAAAAAAGTGCAATCGTTCGAATAAGTGACCTCTTCAACACAATTCCTTCGATAACAGGTAAAGTTGAACTGGTTTATGAAGGTGAGCAGGAGGGTCCATCTACGGTTGCACATCTGCTGATTTCAAAGGCAATTAGAACAGTTTTCCAGCAATATTTCCCTTCACCTGAAAAAAACGGAAAAAATGAAGACGGGAAGAAAGCATATACAAAAGTACTCGACTGGTTTTCAAAAGGAAATACTCTCGATTTGATTAGTGGTTCTTCCCAGAAAGAGTATGAGAATTCACTTATGAGAGTAGAAGGACTGATGGAACTGGTGCAGGAATTTGTAGCCGGTATCAGCAAACAGGAACAATTCATCTTTGCCGAGTTCCTTCTTCACGGTATGTGCGAATTTTCCCTTATCAGCAGGTTTAACCTGACGGGGAAATTCGAATTCAAAGACATGTTGTCTTCCATGTTTACTTTGGACAACCTTGACGAAGATGAATTCGATGAAGAAAAATATTGATTTAATTTAAAACAAAAAAGGCTGCCCGATTCAGGCAGCCTTTTTTTATTTATCTTTTCTAAGCTTAAGTACCACAAACCGTTTCTCACGGTCGCTGGCGAATTCTTTAATAGAATCAGTGATTTCTTCGTGCGAGCCGGTTTCATCTTTAGGTTTCGAAGTGAATTCCTCTCTCTTTTTTTCGAGAAATGAGGAAAAAATCGATTTATTTCCGTCTCTTTCAACATTCCCCTGGGTTCTCCCAGAGACCTGTGTGGTTTGAAACTTGCTTTTGGGTCTGCCTTGTCCTACAACCTGAAATCTTGCATTCTTTTGATCTGTTGTTCCGGGAGTAATATCGGCCTGAGTAGTCGATTTCGGTCTCTCTTCCTGTAGATGTACTCTCTTGCTCGCCTGATAAGGATCGTAATTATCGTCTTCTTCGAATAATCCGGTGGTTTTCCTTCCCCATGCAAGGGTTACCATCCCTTTTCTATCGACATTGTTTCTCTCTCCGGTTTGTTTTTCACCTGTTGCGGTAGTTGGAGGCCGGTCGGTTGTGTTTTTGTCAACAGTATTTTTCTTGTTAAAACTGAGATCCATTGAAGTAAGAGCCTGAAATTTCGATCTGGTTGTTGCCGGATCAGGTTTTGTTTGCTCAGGCTTAGGATGTTCTGCCTTTGGAGAATCAAATGTCTCATTAGTGGCAAGATTTATCACTTTATCAAAATCTATTTCATCAAAAGCACAAAGCAATTCTGCGAATGATCTGTCATTCTGGTACTGAACCTCAGTAGCTTCAAGATCAAAACTGTATGACTCTTCAAAATCCGATAATCCATCCACTACACCACGGGACTGGAGACCAACCTGTTGGATTCTGAACCGAAGATCAGGATCATCATTCAGAAAACCATTATCTTCCATCTCCTTAATGCAGTAGATGGGGTCAAAATAGATTACTTCTCTTGCATTGTTCACGATGACCTGTTGACCGTACTTCACATAATTAATATCGAAATCATCAAGATTTGTCAACAACCTGTACGCTATAACCGTCTTCGGCTGCATATCATTAATGTAACCACATACTTCGTTATAATGCAGTCGAATCGGGTTGTTAATCCCGATGTTTCTTCTGATCATTCGAAAATTGTTTTCTAAATTGAAGCGATTCTCCGAATAAATGAGAATATCACTTCCATCGCCGCGCGTTGTCTCTAATATCATTGTTAGACCGGTAGTTCAGATTCTGTTAAATGAAAGGAATGGTTCACAGTTTTTGAACCGTAAACTTAACACTTTTTCAAACCTCAATATAATATTTTTGATTTACATTTCGTATCGTTTTATAAAGCTTATAAAAAATAAAAAGCCCGAATCGTCAGATCCGGGCTTAAATCATTGTTTCATTTTTATTATGAAACTATTTAAGGAGTACCATTTTCTTAATTTCACTATACGAATTACCATCAATTGTGTTGGCTTTTAACTCGTAGAAGTAAACACCGCTTGTGAGTTTCGCGCCAGCAACATCGTCTGCATTCCAATAGAGTGAATAACCACCCGCGTTGTTGAATCCTTCATAAAGAACTTTTACCACTTCACCTAACAGGTTGTAGACAGTAATCTTAACATTAGCTGCTTTAGGGAGTGTATATTCGATCCTGGTTGTAGGATTAAATGGATTTGGATAGTTCTGTCCGAGTGAAAATGCTCCGGGAATTGTTGAAGTTGTTTTAACATCGGTCAGTGTACCGTTGTAATTGAAGGACAACGAAGCCATGTTGACAATCCCCGTCGAACCAACGAGTGTTCCCGCTCCGGTTGATGGATTTATCTGAATCAAATCAGTTGCCTGATTATTTGTTCCCTTCAATCCAAAGAAGCCACCTTCCTTATCGAACTCGATATCAAATATTGCGCCACCAAAGCCGGTGTAACCGAGTCTCGTAGTGTCACCGGTTGTCTGATTTATTTTGAAAATCATATCCTTCGGTGAACCAAGTGCGCGATAAAGTGATGCGTAAAGTTCATTTGTCTGAGGATGAAAAGCGATACTCAAGACTGGAGAAGCTGTTGAAAATCTTTCTGTGAAAGATGAATCCAACAATCCCACTTTATAGATTTTGCCTGACTTCTGGGACGCATATAAATTCCCGGATGTATCAAATGCTATACTTCCCAAATCTGTAATACTGGCCTTAAATAAAGTATGGGCATCACCACCGGTAGCATTCAATCTGACGATTTCCTGCGGAGTGGTGTTCCTTAACCCGTAAATAACTTTACTTTTAGGGTCAACAGTTATGCTTGTGAAAAGGTTTTTTGTTGTAGCACCGATTTCAGTGGGAACTGCGTTTCCCGTTCTCAGATAGAAAAGCCGATTATTGTCTGTTCCGCCGGACACCGAATACATTGCCTTTTCGTTTGCTGCAGCTATCTGATAACCAGTCGCAGTAACAGCTACACCTTTCAATCCGGTCTCGTTCGATCTAATGAAAAGAGTGTCCGCTATCGGTCCTAAATCAACAGGTTTGGCACTCAGTTCCACTTCTATCGTTCTGTTAGGATCGAGTGTAAAAGGATATGAAAGATTGGTGTTAAGAATAAAATTACCTGAACCAAAGTACAATGAATCTATTACTATACTCTGTGTTCCGAAACTTGTAAGCTTAAACCTGTCCGGGAGACTGGTTTTGTTTTGCTCAACCTCACCAAAATTCAAGACAGCTTTATCTACGAATCCTTTTGGACCATCAAAGGGAGCGATTCGCAATATGCCTGTCCATGTACTCCAGGTATTTGATGCTGATGCATATTCAGTAAACAGTACAAAATCGGTCAGATTTTCCGGATCAGCCCAGATTCCCATATAATCGCCCCAGCGATTTCTGGTACCGCCAAATGTTTTCACATAATTGGCTTTACCCGTCTGAAGTGGGGCACTGTATGTAAAATTGGTTTCATTTGCGAATTTTGACGAATAGAATGCACCTGCATATTCGGTATCACCAGAGCGTGCAAATGTTGCGGCGGCATTGTCAAATTTATCAACTGCTATAGCACCGAAGTAATACCATAATCCACTTGCTCCGAGTACAGACTGCTCTGCAACTGTGCTCGTGGCTGTGTTTATTTTTACATAGTGAAGAGCTGAATAGCTGGACGCACTTGGATTTGTTATGGTGTGTATTGACCAGATTTTACCATCTCTGAAAATCGGTTCATCCTGAAGCTGGGCACCGTTGGTGGAAAGCAACGGAGATCCTCCCCCAAGTTGATTTGCATTAGGCGGTGAACTGTAGCTGATCGTCGGAACCATTGAACCTCTGAGCACAGGGTTGGTTAATGGATTCTCTATCCAGTAGAGTGCAAATGCATTCCCGCCATTTGGTGCATGGAGGAAATAGTATTTTGCAGGATCATGTGTGTAGGCAATCGTTGGTCTTATATGAAATATGAATTGCTGAGTCGGACCCGGTGAGGGATACTTAATACCATAGATATCATTCCATGTAATTGTTGCATTGGCATCATTGGAATAAAGCGCTGATTTAGGGTAAATCCTGATCTTTGCATAGTTAAATGCACTTGCAAATGAGAACTGGTTACCCGAAACATACACTGCATCATCATCGAAGCCCACACCCTGATAATCCATCCAGTTGTTTGATGGAACATCACCGTTCACATCCGAACGAATGGCATAGTTGTACCATGTACCGGTCGGAATGGAATCATCCGAAACCGAGATGAGATGATAGCCTCTTGCAGGATTGTCATTCTGATCGAGCCAAACCATTACCCATTTTTTGTCAAAATGGTCATAAATCACTTTAGGATCGAACGCTCCGGGTGAAGAAAGAGTTGTTGCATACCATGCATCAGCATTGATCCTCTTAAGAAGGTTGCCGTTCTTGTCGAAAATCCCAAAATCGCTGTTGACTGTTGCAACGATATATCCTGCTCCCACAGCAACATGTGGATCGGGTGGAATCGAGTTTGTCTGGGTTAATCCCTGAAAACTCTTCAACATCAGTGCCTTTGTTGTGTCGATTGCATCTTTTCCTGCATTCGAGTCTTCAACATAGTATTTTATTGCTTCATACATGTCGTCGTATTCTTTTATAAATACAGGACTTGCATTGTAATCAACCTTGTTTCTTATCGTCTCCGGCTTTGGGAAACTGTTCGAAGGTGTTAAGCCAAAATTGTTAGTATTCACTACGACTCCACCGGTCTTGGAACCCGCGGCGGGTCCATTATAAGCCTGTCCAAGGACAAGAGTCGAGGTTAATGCCAACAACAATAGTGAAAAAAGAATGTTTCTTATCACTTTTATCTACTCCGATTATTTAAAATTTTTATTTCTGGCCGGCTTTCCACCCTTTGTACTGATTTAACAGTTCAATTGATGTGGTGTCGCTGCTAACTGTGGTTGAAAACTTGAACTCTTTGCTTCCGGAAGGCCATTTTATTATCTGTGGTCCACCATTTTCACCAAGATATTTTCCATTGGATGAAAGATATGTCTCTGATAAAAATCCACCCATTGAATAATATACCGGAGCACAATTACAATCTTTTTCTGCAAGGAAAGAGATTTCTGTAATATCGTTGAACTTGAATTTTACCAGACCGTTCAGCTTGCCGTTTTCTTCAATCAATTCCTTGGAAACTACCTGCAAAGACGGGTTTTCATCTTCAAATTTTGTTCCCTTCACATATTCATCTATCAATTCGGCAAAATCCTTTAACGAGACATCTGTCTCACCATCTTTTGCAGATTTTATGTTGTTGAACTTGATCCAGCCCTCTCCGGAGCCATCTT
This genomic window from Ignavibacteria bacterium contains:
- the clpP gene encoding ATP-dependent Clp endopeptidase proteolytic subunit ClpP translates to MVPYVIEQTGRGERGMDIYSRLLRERIIFLGTAIDDHVASLTIAQLIFLEAEDSSKDIYLYINSPGGSVSAGLAIYDTMRFIKPDVSTICVGLAASMGAVLLAGGADGKRSALPNSKIMIHQPWVGGISGQASDIEIQAKEMMKTRDTLYKILSDHTGKTIAQITKDCDRDYFMTSEEAVEYKLIDKILDKRK
- the tig gene encoding trigger factor is translated as MERKINQLSTAEHQLEVTLSPEEASPLIQSEVAKKITTIQIPGFRKGKAPRHVIKNMYGDSLEYDAADKVANKIFWDSVKEMELKPLNTPGLVDLNFKPGESLSFKINYEIFPEVDILNYRGNDIEIPLYEVTESLVEEELKNLLNSNAEFESVDKVEDPANTLIDIDFYNTTTSQEVGTPKAIEIDYPLLSDSFKSSVGNLKAGDFIKPADFYSDQKMIDAYEKSSYIFIVKGFRTKKLPELTDEFVQTISKEYKTVDELKEGIAAYYKGYYEDMTNKIYNSQLEKKILDANDLKIPSTFTERVLEYFVKEETEKAKKEKKPLPKAEDLRTAYLPYAQKEAKWQVIRENIIRQENLTVTDEYIDELVKQEVEKYNIGEDILRDYFRGDSIKNQLLYGLLDKFLAAENPRKSIDPEEYREKYVKKHDHDHHDHNHDHDHDHDHDHDHEHHH
- a CDS encoding magnesium chelatase is translated as MYYNIEEIKTFRDLKNSGYKPKTIKDEMRSNLIASLSNGQEYFGEIHGYEETVIPDLKRAILSRHNILLLGLRGQAKTRIARTLVKLLDEYIPVIRGSELMDDPYNPVSTFGKSQIVTHGDDTEIQWIHRDQRYTEKLATPDVSVADLIGDVDPIKAASLKLPYSDERVIHYGLIPRSHRSIFVINELPDLQARIQVALFNILQEEDIQIRGFKMKLPLDIQFIFTANPEDYTNRGSIVTPLKDRIDSQILTHYPRSITVSKNITKQEARLHEQQASDIVCSPLLEDLVEQVAFEARKSEYVDEKSGVSARLTISSYENLFSSAELRRLINSEKSAIVRISDLFNTIPSITGKVELVYEGEQEGPSTVAHLLISKAIRTVFQQYFPSPEKNGKNEDGKKAYTKVLDWFSKGNTLDLISGSSQKEYENSLMRVEGLMELVQEFVAGISKQEQFIFAEFLLHGMCEFSLISRFNLTGKFEFKDMLSSMFTLDNLDEDEFDEEKY
- a CDS encoding VWA domain-containing protein — translated: MNGFRFTKYIPPSIDDARFENLLKIFLQLLTMTSGDVSEALNWMNQLDRRYKLSSDSYGMGDFISDLKSKGFLKEDPVTGNYTPSAKSEKTIRKQSLEEIFGKLKRGNVGNHRTPFNGPGDELTSDRREFQFGDTLDQVDVTDSIKNAQINHGLDDFRLTENDLEIQEKDFKAATSTVLMIDISHSMILYGEDRITPAKKVAMALAELITIKYPKDTLDIIVFGNDARPVSVKDLPWLQVGPYHTNTVAGLQLAMEILKRRKTSNKQIFMITDGKPTCLKIGIKYYKNSFGLDRKIVNKTMDQAAIAKKRGIPITTFMIASDPYLQRFVREFTEVNQGRAFYSDLNGLGQFVFEDFIRNRRKNLR
- a CDS encoding T9SS type A sorting domain-containing protein yields the protein MIRNILFSLLLLALTSTLVLGQAYNGPAAGSKTGGVVVNTNNFGLTPSNSFPKPETIRNKVDYNASPVFIKEYDDMYEAIKYYVEDSNAGKDAIDTTKALMLKSFQGLTQTNSIPPDPHVAVGAGYIVATVNSDFGIFDKNGNLLKRINADAWYATTLSSPGAFDPKVIYDHFDKKWVMVWLDQNDNPARGYHLISVSDDSIPTGTWYNYAIRSDVNGDVPSNNWMDYQGVGFDDDAVYVSGNQFSFASAFNYAKIRIYPKSALYSNDANATITWNDIYGIKYPSPGPTQQFIFHIRPTIAYTHDPAKYYFLHAPNGGNAFALYWIENPLTNPVLRGSMVPTISYSSPPNANQLGGGSPLLSTNGAQLQDEPIFRDGKIWSIHTITNPSASSYSALHYVKINTATSTVAEQSVLGASGLWYYFGAIAVDKFDNAAATFARSGDTEYAGAFYSSKFANETNFTYSAPLQTGKANYVKTFGGTRNRWGDYMGIWADPENLTDFVLFTEYASASNTWSTWTGILRIAPFDGPKGFVDKAVLNFGEVEQNKTSLPDRFKLTSFGTQSIVIDSLYFGSGNFILNTNLSYPFTLDPNRTIEVELSAKPVDLGPIADTLFIRSNETGLKGVAVTATGYQIAAANEKAMYSVSGGTDNNRLFYLRTGNAVPTEIGATTKNLFTSITVDPKSKVIYGLRNTTPQEIVRLNATGGDAHTLFKASITDLGSIAFDTSGNLYASQKSGKIYKVGLLDSSFTERFSTASPVLSIAFHPQTNELYASLYRALGSPKDMIFKINQTTGDTTRLGYTGFGGAIFDIEFDKEGGFFGLKGTNNQATDLIQINPSTGAGTLVGSTGIVNMASLSFNYNGTLTDVKTTSTIPGAFSLGQNYPNPFNPTTRIEYTLPKAANVKITVYNLLGEVVKVLYEGFNNAGGYSLYWNADDVAGAKLTSGVYFYELKANTIDGNSYSEIKKMVLLK